A single window of Polyodon spathula isolate WHYD16114869_AA chromosome 2, ASM1765450v1, whole genome shotgun sequence DNA harbors:
- the LOC121301979 gene encoding leucine-rich repeat-containing protein 2-like isoform X1 has protein sequence MGPAIVVYDLSIVKGIWEGRIRKHKKRQRKERERQEKSALAKLNQEWSQRLEHRKRLREKSNQLNLENVATDFKLYHSSEKNLLSEGRTSLYSGIEINIDEKTFIFELNGEQWKELPDSIKEMTYLREWHISRTSIQELPKYIELFQDLRVLQLSRNGIKELLAEIGKLRNLKELNLSYNKLSSIPPELGDCENLEKLELTENLDLWELPFELSNLKQLLYLDISANKFSSIPICVLRMSSLQWLDVSNNDLKELPQDIDRLEEVESLFLQKNPMTYLPQALCNLTKLSMIVISGERMVKMPTAICSSPSIKFIKLFDNHLEDEKEQTESMKDHDSEKELEKEFIQAYVESLRDRETVPCYTTKVSLSCQL, from the exons ATGGGCCCAGCAATAGTGGTGTATGACCTGTCAATCGTAAAGGGCATCTGGGAGGGACGAATAAGGAAACACAAAAAACGTCAAAGGAAGGAACGGGAACGTCAGGAAAAAAGTGCATTAGCAAA GTTGAATCAAGAATGGAGTCAAAGGCTAGAACACAGGAAGAGACTCCGTGAAAAATCAAATCAGCTGAACTTGGAGAACGTGGCAACAGATTTCAAACTTTACCACAGCAGTGAAAAGAATTTGCTGTCAGAAGGGCGCACCTCACTGTATTCAGGAATTGAGATAAATATTgatgaaaaaacatttatttttgagctAAATGGAGAACAATGGAAG GAACTCCCTGATTCAATCAAAGAAATGACTTACCTCAGAGAATGGCACATAAGCAGAACCAGCATACAGGAACTTCCTAAGTATATTGAACTGTTTCAGGATCTGAGAGTACTGCAACTATCCAGAAATGGTATCAAGGAGCTCCTGGCAGAAATAG GTAAACTGAGGAACCTTAAGGAACTGAACCTAAGCTATAATAAGCTCTCTAGTATCCCACCTGAACTTGGAGACTGTGAAAACCTGGAAAAGCTGGAATTAACTGAAAACCTGGACCTCTGGGAACTACCATTTGAG CTTAGTAATCTGAAACAGCTCCTATACCTGGACATATCGGCAAACAAATTCAGTAGTATACCCATCTGTGTTCTCCGCATGTCAAGCCTGCAGTGGCTGGATGTCAGCAACAATGACCTGAAAGAACTGCCTCAGGATATTGACAG GTTGGAAGAAGTAGAATCCTTGTTCCTGCAGAAGAACCCAATGACGTATCTTCCTCAAGCTCTGTGTAACCTAACAAAGCTCAGTATGATTGTAATAAGCGGTGAACGCATGGTTAAAATGCCAACAGCCATCTGTAGCAGTCCCAGTATTAA atttataaaattatttgatAACCATCTTGAGGATGAGAAGGAACAAACAGAGTCAATGAAGGATCACGACAGTGAGAAGGAACTTGAAAAGGAGTTTATTCAAGCATATGTTGAGTCACTGAGGGACAGAG
- the LOC121301979 gene encoding leucine-rich repeat-containing protein 2-like isoform X2, whose protein sequence is MGPAIVVYDLSIVKGIWEGRIRKHKKRQRKERERQEKSALAKLNQEWSQRLEHRKRLREKSNQLNLENVATDFKLYHSSEKNLLSEGRTSLYSGIEINIDEKTFIFELNGEQWKELPDSIKEMTYLREWHISRTSIQELPKYIELFQDLRVLQLSRNGIKELLAEIGKLRNLKELNLSYNKLSSIPPELGDCENLEKLELTENLDLWELPFELSNLKQLLYLDISANKFSSIPICVLRMSSLQWLDVSNNDLKELPQDIDRLEEVESLFLQKNPMTYLPQALCNLTKLSMIVISGERMVKMPTAICSSPSIKNSPLLYHQGVTELSTMMS, encoded by the exons ATGGGCCCAGCAATAGTGGTGTATGACCTGTCAATCGTAAAGGGCATCTGGGAGGGACGAATAAGGAAACACAAAAAACGTCAAAGGAAGGAACGGGAACGTCAGGAAAAAAGTGCATTAGCAAA GTTGAATCAAGAATGGAGTCAAAGGCTAGAACACAGGAAGAGACTCCGTGAAAAATCAAATCAGCTGAACTTGGAGAACGTGGCAACAGATTTCAAACTTTACCACAGCAGTGAAAAGAATTTGCTGTCAGAAGGGCGCACCTCACTGTATTCAGGAATTGAGATAAATATTgatgaaaaaacatttatttttgagctAAATGGAGAACAATGGAAG GAACTCCCTGATTCAATCAAAGAAATGACTTACCTCAGAGAATGGCACATAAGCAGAACCAGCATACAGGAACTTCCTAAGTATATTGAACTGTTTCAGGATCTGAGAGTACTGCAACTATCCAGAAATGGTATCAAGGAGCTCCTGGCAGAAATAG GTAAACTGAGGAACCTTAAGGAACTGAACCTAAGCTATAATAAGCTCTCTAGTATCCCACCTGAACTTGGAGACTGTGAAAACCTGGAAAAGCTGGAATTAACTGAAAACCTGGACCTCTGGGAACTACCATTTGAG CTTAGTAATCTGAAACAGCTCCTATACCTGGACATATCGGCAAACAAATTCAGTAGTATACCCATCTGTGTTCTCCGCATGTCAAGCCTGCAGTGGCTGGATGTCAGCAACAATGACCTGAAAGAACTGCCTCAGGATATTGACAG GTTGGAAGAAGTAGAATCCTTGTTCCTGCAGAAGAACCCAATGACGTATCTTCCTCAAGCTCTGTGTAACCTAACAAAGCTCAGTATGATTGTAATAAGCGGTGAACGCATGGTTAAAATGCCAACAGCCATCTGTAGCAGTCCCAGTATTAA